In Thermospira aquatica, the following proteins share a genomic window:
- a CDS encoding FecR family protein — MKKLIFFLMLPCFLYGGEVVSVQGDVKAFLNKAWVAIKKGDKIPSGTKIMTGVKSQAEILAPSGRVTIQPMTLITYNENIDGQDSRADITLQNGSVGVKYTKPPQGKAEFRVQTPKGTASVRGTEEMVSYDAVSGMRVFVISGHVEALGRQLLQDQDLGVSQRGNIWDKVVKIQNAVGILDEVGEKDTMKRMRDRVDELLGEGLSPEDIANMLSDPQKL, encoded by the coding sequence ATGAAAAAACTTATATTCTTTTTGATGCTTCCGTGTTTCTTGTATGGAGGAGAAGTAGTGTCTGTTCAGGGTGATGTCAAGGCTTTTCTCAATAAAGCCTGGGTTGCTATCAAAAAGGGAGATAAAATCCCCTCAGGGACAAAGATTATGACAGGGGTGAAATCTCAGGCAGAGATTCTGGCACCCTCAGGCAGGGTGACCATTCAACCGATGACCCTTATCACCTATAATGAAAACATTGATGGTCAGGATAGTCGCGCAGATATCACGCTCCAGAATGGTTCTGTGGGAGTAAAATACACCAAACCCCCTCAGGGGAAGGCAGAGTTTCGGGTTCAGACTCCCAAGGGAACGGCATCTGTGAGAGGGACAGAAGAGATGGTTTCGTATGATGCCGTGAGTGGTATGAGGGTGTTTGTGATTTCAGGACATGTTGAGGCACTTGGACGCCAGCTTTTGCAGGATCAGGACCTTGGTGTTTCTCAGAGGGGGAATATCTGGGATAAAGTGGTCAAGATCCAGAATGCTGTAGGTATTCTGGATGAGGTTGGAGAAAAAGATACTATGAAAAGAATGCGAGACAGGGTAGATGAGCTTCTTGGTGAGGGTTTGTCACCAGAAGACATAGCCAATATGCTTTCCGATCCTCAGAAACTCTAG